GAGACATCTCAAGATAAACAATTAACTACAAAAAACAATGACGAAAATAAGAATTCTGTAAAGAGTTCAAAGTTTAAAGACGCTTTATTAGAAGTAACCAAAGATATTGAAAATGGAATTAGTTCAGATATGCTTaataaaaatcaaaaagGAAATCAATTAAAAAGTGaatctttaaaaaaaaatgaattagaaaataaaaatacaaaaaatatggatGGTAGTAAAAATGTATTTGAAAAAGGATATGATCTAAAAACAGAATCCAAAAGAGATTTTAACATATCACAAGAAAGTGGTTTAGATTATACAGATGAATATAATGGAGAGTTTAATAAAGAGTATGATAGTTATTCTGATATAGGTTCAACAACTATGGAATACGACGAATATTACAATGAAAGTTACAATTCAGATGATTACGATGATAATTATGTAGGAAATCCAATGAAATTATTTACAAGTGatataatgaataattatggaaatattaaaagtggattaaaacataatacaaataaaattgCAAAGACTGTGTTAAAAGGTATAGATGATGAAGAGTCATCTAATAAAGGAAAGAAtgaaaataagaataaaaaaaaaaaagataaaattgTAATTGATAAGGATGATACATCTGATAATGTTTCTTTGAATTCAACGGATCCagaattatattataataatgatgattatTATGGAAACGGTAATGATTATGCAAATGGTAGTTATTATGATAGTGATATGTACAGCAACAGCGATGATTCTGAAAGTGGTGATGATAATCCTATTACAGTGCTCGCATCAGAAATAGTTGATGCGTGTGGAAATATAAAAGGGGGTGCATTAAAAGTTAAAGATTTGATTACTGAAGGAGGACCACAACTTTTAGATTTGACAGCAAATGTTGTGGGGACCAAGACAAAAGATGGATTTAACAAAGTAAAAGAAATTGTTACTAAGAAATGTGGTATGGATGTAGAATCCGATATCGATATAGAGACTGAAACGAATCCTATGAAATGGTATAATGTATTAATCAACAAATATAGAAAGTTACATTTTGGTTGGAAGTTGTTTGTAAATATAGCTCCAGCGGGGGTATTAGGAATTATAGGAATTTTAACTGCTGCAAGTGTATTTAGTACAGGATCAACAGCATTATGTGCAATACCATTTGTAGCAATGGCTgcaattttattttttcagGTGTATAGATTAAccaaaaaaatttattataataaaaaaaaaaaaagtgttaaacaaatattttagaaataatgtaatttaatatatatataaaattaataatataactaggtaagtatatattatatatagattgctttaattaattttaaattattatatatatatttttttgttctattattaaatatataatatattaatcactaacacaaaaatatatatatatatatatatatatatatatatatataaatcattttgtttatattatatgaaaaaaaaatatatattgaatatatatatttgtaagtatataatattttaaatattattttgtattttttaatgtaaaaaaataaaatatttattttttatgttatatttattaataatattttcaattatattacattgcaagaatatatatatatatataattcaaattatatctatataaatgtttttttcttatatattaactTTGGCATTATAtcaattattattttgtaaaattattatcaattATATTTGGTTACATTTAACAATTTTGTATGAAATATACCCTAATTATtcttaaaataaatatttaatgtttttaataaatttataaattatatatggtataaaaattgtatttttccattatatattttgtattataagtgcaaaatatgttttattacATAGATTTTGTGTAAATCTGTTCATCTTTTTAAAAGGAGATAAAGGAAACAAAGAAGACATATtgtaatttaaattaattgTCTTTGTGAATTcttttatgtattttttattttcttaaatattacaaatgagaatatattataaatattaatttattaagatgatataattaaacattaaataaaattatataaaatataaaaaatttaatttaagtaatatttattaaactTAACTaatttgaaatattttaattatataattcatatataaaatattaatttataaacaAATCATGAAGGGAATcgttttatatttttgtattttattgtttttgtttatttatgttGTGAAGAATTTTAAGCTGGAAAAGGGGAATTATActgatatattaaaaatggaTTATGACAAATTTTAAGGGTATaattatcaatatatttatttaaatatatgtcAACACACACTTAATATTTTCAGTTCTatacaaaattataaattattataacatgtatgtttatcaaataatttttaaatacaatatttaaaatatatatttttgtattattttaaacgtatatttttatttacataaataattatgtaataatatataagttCAAATAAGGGAGgaacataataatttatatttatgcatataaaaaatatcaagtatattaaaattaatatacatatattattgttaggtttataaaaaaaattttaatataataaaatatatatgggataacatttctttttatttgctctaaaaaattttgcattataaaaataggataaaaatatatattatttaatattttaaaaaatagaataaaaatatacgTTATTTgtgttattatattattttttacgtagaaatattttttgtttcaatatataaatgcaaataattttcttattaaatatatacgTATTGGAATTGTGTTATAATTTTGATTTtataacttttttattttggCTATTTATCATTTAGAAAAACACAGGAgcaataatatatatatatattaattttattaagtaattgttcatattattatattttttttacaacaacaagaatattttttcaatattttagaacatcattaaataacaaataaCATAAGAGTTATAATTACTAGAAAAATACCGAATGCAATAAAACAATTTAATGtcttataataatttatttatttttataggAACTACTTATAAAAGGTTCATACCCATGAAATTGctttatcattatatttatctgtatttatttcattaatattacattCATTCGTTTCGTAAGAATCCGTTTCACTCATTGTTAATTTTCTCTTCAATTTTGTTCTAAGACCTTAttaaaaattcttttttatactCTTCCTATTTCCTTTTACTTTCtatattgtaatatttcattttgtttacATTTTTGTCCCATggtttttttaatatactTTTACTGTTTTAATTCCTAATTCgtgtaatatattactataagtttgatttatattttgttccaaatttcttaatttttttttagttatgatatatttatataaaattttattttgataaatatatatgtttttcttttcgTACCTAACTTTTATGTTCTTTCTTTGTATTTCTTCTTACaatttctattttattttatgaattatataataagtgATTGTATTTAGattattaaataatcttaataaaaaaatattaaatattaaatttaaaaatgttgTTTTAATTCAATgaataatgaatatatttttttaagaataagataatattaatcATTACACctcatttttaaatttaacttataaatcataagaatatatatagagcaaattaatttaaaaatatggaaagtaagaaatataaatgtatgaattaaaagaataatatagttttttcattttaaaactatatattttattagtatataataaataatatatatatagtaataatttatataatatatattaattgcttcgataaataaaaatcattCAATCCTGTTATTGTCCTACTTACATATTTagaatttattattttttcgATATAAGgcattattttttgaacATATTTATTCTCCAAAATTGattctttattttcaaCTAAGAAACATATTAAACCTATTAAGGCTATAAGACATacaataattattataacagCTATGACAATTGAAGATACCTCAATGGATGCACTGCCAGCTGCACATGCAGTCGCCTTTGAAAGAGCATTAGAACATAATGTAGCCTTTATACATCCAGATACGTTCGGAGTAGCACCAGGAGCTGTAATACAAGCAGATTTAGAAAATCCAGATATAAAACATGAAATAACTTTAGCGTTAGCTACTTCACATGCAGTGCACGTTGTATATATAGAATGTATTGATTTTCCTATTGCTCCTAACAAACCCATAACAATTGTGTAACCAccaatattatatttatgtacTTTTTCTTCAAGTAATTCATAAAAGGCGCTCCATAACTCAAAAAATGTTTTTCTTCGATGtttcctttttttcttcttaactacaaaaaaaaaaaaattttatagaatattaaaataattcataAAACAAActagataataatatattttttattatttattaatttatatatactacCTTTATGCTTTTGTAATTTTCGATTCTCTAATTgttcatttaaatatttatcatataacTGTTGTAgttctttcttttttgcTTCATGGAAAAGTCTGTTCAATTCATAATCAAtcaatttatttttcttccATTGATCTTTTTCTATTTTGTCTTTTACAATTTCATCTTTTATTAATGAGatttcttttaattcattttttatataatcatcACATAATATTTTGGTATCCAATATTTCTGTTTCTAATTTTTcaatatctttttttagATCTTGATCGTTTTTacttttgtttttctttttaaaaaatttgattttctttaatttgtcctttattatttcatctTTTATTAGTTGAATTTGTTTTAATTGTTCTCTTATATATTCTAAAGTAATCACATCTGGTATTGTATCTACTGGAGTTTTTTTAATTGTCGCATTTttagaattattattatgagTTCTTGGAATATTCTAAAAGAAGAGAAAGAAcgaaaaagaaataaaaataaataaaaagcATTGGAAtgatttataaaatatatattataataaaatttatatattgtaatatatatatattgttttttattactGTATGTGATGATATGAATGTATCTAAAAAGAGAGcgaaaaataatatgttaaaataaataatgttcataatatttttattattagaattatatatgtttaatatttgttatttataattatataattaaaaattaatttatttataaactttatctgaatatatattttttgtgtaaaaaagtaatttagtacttaatatattcttattttgTAGCTATGTGtgtgtatttatatttgaattatataagaaaaaaaaacaaataaatacatatatgtatttatgattgttattttattttttttttgtatatagATACAGATGTTACAAAATAGAATACAcaatgaatatatatatatatatatcatatattttacttaatatataataataataatttagCTCATCATATATGACATAAtgaaatttttaataatcataaaaatacaattaatgttatttctttttacacatattaagaagtaatatatttctttctatttaatatgattattttttatataatatgtgttatcatttcttattataataattatatatatatattagattatataaaaaagaaaaatctgagtatatatttatatatgtttaatacTATAAGGCTATTTTATTATAGGTGATTATACGAAACAATATCTCCTATTTAACTATTGTAATAAAacaacatatatttaaaatatattgtgtaaaatattattattat
This is a stretch of genomic DNA from Plasmodium reichenowi strain SY57 chromosome 14, whole genome shotgun sequence. It encodes these proteins:
- a CDS encoding putative exported protein (Plasmodium exported protein, unknown function); the encoded protein is MNIIYFNILFFALFLDTFISSHTNIPRTHNNNSKNATIKKTPVDTIPDVITLEYIREQLKQIQLIKDEIIKDKLKKIKFFKKKNKSKNDQDLKKDIEKLETEILDTKILCDDYIKNELKEISLIKDEIVKDKIEKDQWKKNKLIDYELNRLFHEAKKKELQQLYDKYLNEQLENRKLQKHKVKKKKRKHRRKTFFELWSAFYELLEEKVHKYNIGGYTIVMGLLGAIGKSIHSIYTTCTACEVANAKVISCFISGFSKSACITAPGATPNVSGCIKATLCSNALSKATACAAGSASIEVSSIVIAVIIIIVCLIALIGLICFLVENKESILENKYVQKIMPYIEKIINSKYVSRTITGLNDFYLSKQLIYII